The region GGATGGCTGCCGAGACCCTCGACGAGACCGCCACCGCCGACATCCACAGCGACACGGACATGATCCGGTCCGCCGTGGCCCTGCGGATGCGGCTGCACGCCCTGGTCACGGCCCTGGACGCCGAGCGGGGTGAGCGCCGGTGAGCACCGAGCCCCGCACCGTCACCCTCGCCACCATCGACCGCGGCGACGTGACGATCCCGTGCCCCGCCTGGTGTGCAGGGCACGCCCACCACGACCCCGAGACCGAATACGCCGACATCATCCACAGCGGCCCGGAAACCATCGTCACCTTCCGGTACACCACCCTGCTCACCGCGAACCTGGTCCAGTCCCCGCACGCCAGCGAGGACGCCACCCCCGGGCTCGGCGGACGGACCCCCGGCGTCTCGGT is a window of Streptomyces sp. NBC_00271 DNA encoding:
- a CDS encoding DUF6907 domain-containing protein, translated to MSTEPRTVTLATIDRGDVTIPCPAWCAGHAHHDPETEYADIIHSGPETIVTFRYTTLLTANLVQSPHASEDATPGLGGRTPGVSVHPLGETLDPVGLYELAAALDTYADHIRDLADQLDTLLSGGDQ